The following proteins come from a genomic window of Kwoniella bestiolae CBS 10118 chromosome 3, complete sequence:
- a CDS encoding oxoglutarate dehydrogenase (succinyl-transferring), E1 component translates to MIRTIPKNIHLSRSAAARSFAGVRPLVLQKRTYATEAQAPSKNDLFANGGNTYYTEEMYRLWKQDPKAVHASWAVYFSGLDKGLPSSSAYTPPPGFIGAASSVPTAADGSPKMSVQLLIRAYQVRGHHIANLDPLHISDADLDTRVPPELKLDYYGWTEADMKKEFKLSDGILPRFQGSVDGDKLTLGQIIEELKRMYCTHVGIQYVHIVDRGQCDWLRERVEIPVQWNYSTEEKRMILDRLMWSELFEKFIASKYPNEKRFGLEGCESLIPGMKALIDRSVDEGVKSIVMGMPHRGRLNVLGNVIRKPIEAILNEFANTDKDDTGGGDVKYHLGANYVRPTPSGKKVSLSLVANPSHLEAEDPVVLGKTRAIQHFEGDEGTGDSAMGVLLHGDAAFAGQGVVYETTGMQGLPNYGTGGTVHLIVNNQIGFTTDPRFARSTPYPSDIAKSIDAPIFHVNGDDVEAVNYVCTLAADWRAKFKKDVVVDIVCYRRYGHNETDQPSFTQPKMYKAIQKQPTVLSIYTDKLIKEGTFTEKEIDEHRQWVWGMLEKAYDGSKDYKPSPREWLSSSWEGFPTPKELAENVLPHLPTGTEEETLKKIGENISSFPEGFTPHKNLARIIATRGRSVADGKNIDWSTAEALAFGALCLEGTHVRISGQDVERGTFSQRHAVVHDQENEQTYVALKHLSSEQGSFTVCNSHLSEFGTLGFELGYSLVSPNSLTIWEAQFGDFANNAQCIIDQFLASGERKWLQRTGLVLSLPHGYDGQGPEHSSGRIERFLQLCDDEPRIYPSAEKLDRQHQDCNMQIVYPTTPANYFHVLRRQIKRDFRKPLVVFFSKSLLRHPLARSSLEEMTGESVFQRYLPEPHPENLVEPEKIRRHILCTGQVYFQLLKEREDKGINDVAISRLEQLSPLPYDLLTPHLDKYPNADVVWAQEEPLNNGAWTYVQPRLITALKQTEHHAGKVPIYAGRKPSSSVATGNKNAHKKEIEMINEMAFAKAEEGQ, encoded by the exons ATGATACGAACAATACCGAAAAACATACATCTGAGCCGCAGTGCCGCCGCCAGGTCGTTCGCCGGGGTTAGACCTTTGGTCCTGCAGAAACGAACGTATGCGACGGAAGCTCAAGCTCCAAGCAAGAATGATCTGTTCGCGAACGGTGGTAACACCTACTACACCGAGGA GATGTACCGACTTTGGAAGCAAGACCCTAAAGCGGTTCACGCTTCATGGGCCGTCTACTTTTCAGGACTCGACAAAGGtctcccttcatcttctgcttaTACCCCACCACCTGGATTCATCGGTGCGGCGAGCTCGGTACCTACTGCCGCTGATGGTAGTCCCAAGATGAGC GTCCAACTCCTTATCCGAGCGTATCAAGTGCGAGGACACCACATCGCCAACCTCGACCCTCTCCACATCTCCGACGCCGATCTCGATACCCGTGTCCCTCCCGAGTTGAAGTTGGATTACTATGGCTGGACCGAGGCggatatgaagaaggagttCAAGTTGAGCGACGGTATCCTGCCTCGATTCCAGGGATCAGTGGATGGGGATAAACTCACTCTCGGTCAGATCATCgaggagttgaagaggatgtacT GCACACACGTCGGTATACAATACGTCCATATTGTCGACCGAGGACAATGTGATTGGTTGAGGGAGCGAGTCGAGATCCCCGTGCAATGGAACTACTCCACCGAAgaaaagaggatgatccttgATAGGTTAATGTGGTCGGAATTGTTCGAGAAGTTTATCGCGTCAAAGTACCCCAACGAGAAGAGGTTTGGTTTAGAAGGGTGTGAATCGTTGATCCCCGGTATGAAGGCGTTGATCGATCGGTCGGTCGACGAGGGTGTCAAGTCGATTGTCATGGGTATGCCCCACAGAGGTCGACTCAATGTGCTCGGTAATGTCATTAGGAAACCCATCGAAGCGATCTTGAACGAGTTTGCCAATACCGACAAAGACGATAccggtggtggtgatgtgaAATACCACTTGGGTGCGAACTATGTCCGACCTACTCCCTCGGGAAAGAAGGTTTCGCTCTCACTCGTCGCCAACCCATCGCATTTGGAAGCCGAAGACCCAGTGGTGCTCGGAAAGACCCGGGCGATCCAGCATTTCGAGGGCGACGAAGGGACCGGTGATTCCGCCATGGGTGTGCTTCTCCACGGTGACGCCGCTTTCGCCGGTCAAGGTGTGGTCTACGAGACCACCGGTATGCAAGGTCTCCCCAATTACGGTACGGGCGGTACCGTTCACCTGATCGTCAACAACCAGATCGGGTTCACCACCGACCCTAGATTCGCCCGATCCACCCCTTACCCATCCGATATCGCCAAGTCAATCGACGCGCCCATCTTCCACGTCAACggtgatgatgtcgaggCCGTCAACTATGTGTGTACTTTGGCTGCCGACTGGAGAGCCAAGTTCAAGAAGGATGTAGTGGTGGATATCGTCTGTTACAGAAGATACGGTCACAACGAGACGGACCAGCCTTCATTCACCCAGCCCAAGATGTACAAGGCGATCCAGAAACAACCTACGGTCTTGTCGATCTACACGGATAAGTTGATCAAGGAAGGAACATTCAccgagaaggagattgacgagCACAGGCAGTGGGTGTGGGGCATGCTGGAGAAGGCTTATGATGGGTCCAAGGATTACAAGCCGTCGCCCAGGGAATGGCTCTCGTCGTCTTGGGAAGGTTTCCCCACGCCCAAAGAATTGGCCGAGAACGTCTTGCCTCACTTGCCTACTGGTACCGAAGAGGAGACGCTGAAGAAGATTGGAGAGAACATCTCGTCGTTCCCTGAGGGTTTCACTCCGCACAAGAACCTGGCTAGGATTATCGCGACGAGGGGGAGGTCGGTTGCGGACGGTAAAAACATCGACTGGTCTACCGCCGAGGCTCTCGCGTTTGGTGCGTTGTGTCTTGAAGGTACCCATGTCAGGATCTCCGGTCAAGATGTCGAGCGAGGTACGTTTTCACAACGACACGCCGTGGTCCACGATCAAGAGAACGAGCAGACCTATGTGGCGTTGAAGCACTTGTCGAGCGAGCAAGGTTCGTTCACCGTCTGCAACTCGCACCTGTCCGAGTTTGGTACTTTAGGATTCGAGCTGGGATACTCGCTCGTCTCGCCCAACAGTCTGACCATCTGGGAAGCCCAGTTTGGTGATTTCGCCAACAACGCTCAGTGCATCATCGATCAGTTCCTGGCGTCGGGTGAGAGGAAGTGGCTGCAGAGGACCGGGTTGGTGCTTTCGTTGCCTCACGGGTACGACGGTCAGGGTCCGGAGCACTCTTCGGGAAGGATCGAGAGGTTCTTGCAGTTGTGTGACGACGAGCCGAGGATCTACCCTTCGGCGGAGAAGTTGGATAGGCAGCACCAGGACTGTAACATGCAGATTGTCTACCCGAC CACCCCCGCAAACTACTTCCACGTGTTGAGGAGGCAAATCAAGAGGGATTTCAGGAAGCCG CTGGTCGTGTTCTTCTCGAAATCGCTGCTGAGACACCCGCTCGCCCGATCGTCGCTTGAAGAGATGACCGGCGAAAGCGTCTTCCAACGATACCTGCCCGAACCCCACCCGGAGAACCTGGTCGAGCCCGAGAAGATCCGACGACATATCCTGTGTACCGGTCAGGTCTACTTCCAGCTGCTCAAGGAGCGTGAGGATAAAGGGATCAACGATGTTGCCATCTCAAGGTTGGAGCAGCTCTCGCCGTTGCCCTATGACCTGTTGACTCCTCATCTCGATAAATACCCCAACGCCGATGTCGTCTGGGcccaggaggag CCCCTGAACAACGGTGCATGGACGTACGTGCAACCTCGATTGATCACTGCGCTCAAGCAGACCGAGCACCACGCTGGTAAAGTGCCCATCTATGCGGGTAGGAAACCTTCCTCGTCGGTTGCTACGGGTAACAAGAATGCGCacaagaaggagattgagatgatCAATGAGATGGCTTTTGCAAAGGCCGAGGAGGGGCAATAG